A genomic stretch from Seriola aureovittata isolate HTS-2021-v1 ecotype China chromosome 13, ASM2101889v1, whole genome shotgun sequence includes:
- the marcksl1a gene encoding MARCKS-related protein 1-A — protein MGAQLSKGGVAAEGKAAADPAAAKANGQENGHVKTNGDVSAKPDGEVAAADGNGTAEPAKEGETSAGDAIEPAPAAEGEAAKADGEAAKDGKKKKKFSLKNSFKFKGISLKKSKKGSEEGKEEATSPTTEDKPEENGHAAKETKEETPAVEAKEDEAAADTAAAAPEGETKAAEEAAAPATEAAPAEEAAAPAEGTTPAASEGEAKAE, from the exons atgggaGCCCAGTTGTCCAAGGGTGGAGTAGCTGCTGAGGGGAAAGCCGCCGCTGACCCTGCTGCTGCCAAAGCCAACGGCCAG GAGAACGGCCATGTCAAGACCAATGGTGATGTGTCAGCCAAGCCAGATGGGGAAGTGGCTGCTGCAGATGGAAATGGAACAGCTGAACCAGCCAAGGAGGGCGAGACCAGCGCCGGAGATGCCATCGAGCCCGCTCCTGCAGCTGAGGGCGAGGCTGCCAAAGCAGATGGAGAGGCCGCCAAGGAtggcaagaagaagaagaagttctCCCTGAAGAACTCCTTCAAGTTCAAGGGCATCTCGCTGAAGAAGAGCAAGAAGGGCAGCGAGGAGGGCAAGGAGGAGGCCACCTCCCCCACGACCGAGGACAAGCCAGAGGAGAACGGCCATGCGGCCAAGGAAACCAAAGAGGAGACGCCAGCCGTTGAGGCCAAAGAAGATGAAGCTGCCGCCGACACTGCCGCAGCTGCACCCGAGGGAGAGACCAAGGCGGCGGAGGAGGCGGCAGCCCCGGCCACAGAGGCTGCTCCAGCTGAGGAGGCCGCCGCCCCCGCCGAGGGAACGACACCTGCAGCATCTGAGGGCGAGGCCAAGGCAGAGTGA
- the gjb9a gene encoding gap junction protein beta 9a: protein MNWSGLESLLSGVNKYSTAFGRIWLSMVFVFRVLVFVVAAQRVWGDESKDFVCNTRQPGCTNVCYDHIFPISHIRLWALQLIFVTCPSLMVIAHVKYREGKDQKYVELNQGSHLYANPGKKRGGLWWTYLLSLVFKAGFDTSFLYILYRVYHGYDLPRLSKCTLEPCPNTVDCFISRPTEKKIFMLFMVISSALCIFMCICEMIYLIGKRISKLLRIRHENQRLIFAEQHELTNIAPPRSQYRRTDPTLTESQLSLHRRDKIREGSATTTL from the exons ATGAACTGGTCGGGGCTGGAGAGTCTGTTGAGTGGAGTCAACAAATACTCCACTGCATTCGGGAGGATCTGGCTGTCCATGGTGTTTGTGTTCCGCGTGCTGGTGTTTGTGGTTGCAGCGCAGAGGGTTTGGGGCGACGAGAGCAAAGACTTTGTGTGTAATACCCGGCAG CCTGGCTGTACCAATGTCTGCTATGACCACATCTTCCCCATCTCCCACATCCGTCTGTGGGCGCTGCAGCTGATCTTCGTCACGTGTCCGTCTCTGATGGTGATAGCTCATGTTAAATACCGTGAGGGAAAGGACCAGAAATATGTGGAGCTGAACCAAGGCTCTCACCTGTACGCCAACCCAGGCAAGAAGAGAGGGGGGCTGTGGTGGACATATCTGCTTAGTTTGGTCTTCAAAGCTGGATTCGACACATCATTTCTCTATATTCTATACAGGGTATACCATGGATATGACCTGCCCAG GTTATCCAAGTGTACACTGGAACCATGCCCCAACACTGTCGACTGCTTCATTAGCCGTCCAACGGAGAAAAAGATCTTCATGTTGTTCATGGTCATATCCAGCGCACTCTGCATCttcatgtgtatttgtgagATGATCTATCTGATAGGCAAGCGCATCAGCAAATTGTTGAGGATCCGACACGAGAACCAGAGACTGATATTTGCTGAGCAACATGAGCTCACCAACATAGCCCCACCAAGGTCCCAGTATCGGAGGACCGATCCAACGCTGACAGAGAGCCAGCTGAGTTTACACAGGAGGGACAAGATCAGAGAAGGCAGTGCAACTACAACACTGTAG